The Mariprofundus ferrinatatus DNA window GATGCCTCGATTGCCATCCTGCGAGAGATTGGCGTCGAGACGGGCGGTTCCAATGTACAGTTTGCAGTCAATCCGAAAGACGGACGCCTGATTGTGATCGAGATGAATCCGCGTGTATCCCGCTCCTCAGCACTGGCATCCAAGGCAACCGGATTCCCGATTGCCAAGATCGCAGCAAAACTGGCCGTGGGTTACACGCTGGATGAGATCCGCAATGATATTACCGGCGAAACTTATGCGGCATTCGAGCCGACCATCGATTATGTGGTCACCAAGCTGCCGCGTTTTGCATTTGAGAAGTTCCCAGGTGCCGATGTGCGCCTGACCACGCAGATGAAGTCGGTGGGCGAGGTGATGGCGATCGGTCGTTCATTTACCGAATCACTCGGCAAAGCCATGCGCGGCCTGGAAACCGGTTCGTGTGGTTTCGACAAGAGCATTCCCGATGATGTCGATGAGGAGCGCTTCCTGCAGGAGAAGCTTGCCGTTCCGGGCGCCGAACGGCTCTGGTGGGTTGGAGAAGCCTTGCGTGCAGGGTGGTCCGAGCAGCGTGTGTTTGAAGTAACCAATATCGATCCATGGTTTATCCGTGAACTGACTTCGGTGATTCTGCTGGAGGCCGCACTTTGCGGCCGGGATGTGGATTCGCTGACCCGCGAGCAGTGGCTTGAAGCCAAGCGTGAGGGTATTTCGGATATGCGTCTGGCCGAACTGCTGGTCAGCGATGAGTTGACGGTACGCAAGGCACGTCAGGCAGCCGGTGTGAATCCAGTATTCAAACGCGTTGATACCTGTGCGGCAGAATTTGAGGCGCATACCCCGTATCTCTACTCTACTTACGAGGATGAGTGTGAGGCGCGCCCGAGTAGCAAGAAGAAGATCATGGTGCTTGGCGGTGGCCCCAACCGAATAGGTCAGGGTATCGAGTTCGACTACTGCTGCGTACATGCGGCATTTGCCCTCTCCGAAGACGGGTTTGAGACGATCATGGTCAATTGCAACCCTGAAACCGTTTCCACCGATTACGATACCTCCGACCGCCTCTATTTTGAGCCTCTCACCTATGAGGACGTGATGGCGATTGTCGATACCGAGAAACCGGACGGCGTGATTGTACAGTTTGGCGGCCAGACGCCGTTGAAACTGGCCGAATCACTTGAGGCTGCAGGCGTGCCGATTATCGGCACCAGCCCGGACATGATCGATCTTGCCGAGGATCGCGAGCGGTTCCAGAAGCTGTTGCACAAACTTGGGCTCAGGCAGCCTGAGAACGGAACAGCACGCTCCACTGAAGAGGCTGTACAGGTCGCAGCAGAGATTGGCTATCCGGTCGTGGTTCGCCCATCCTATGTGCTGGGTGGCCGTGCCATGCAGATCGTTCATGATGAGAAGGGCCTGCTTCGTTACATGAACGAGGCTGTACAGGCTTCTCCTGATCATCCGGTGCTTCTGGATCGTTTCCTGAACAGCGCTATCGAGCTTGATGTCGATGCTCTGGCCGATGACACGCGAGTCGTTATAGGCGGTATCATGGAGCATATCGAAGAGGCGGGTGTTCACTCGGGCGATTCAGCCTGCTGCCTGCCTCCGCACTCGATCGGCGAAGACATTATTGCTGAAGTCCGGCGTCAGACAGTTGAACTTGGACTTGCGCTGCATGTGAAGGGTCTGCTCAATATCCAGTTCGCTATTCAGGGCGACACCATCTATGTGCTGGAAGTGAATCCGCGTGCATCGCGTACAGTTCCGTTTGTTTCGAAGGCGACCGGTAAGCCGCTGGCCAAGATTGCTGCACGAATCATGTCCGGCCAGTCGCTGGATGATCTTGGCATCGACGAAATTGCGCAGCCGACCTCGTTCCGTGCTGTTAAAGAAGCCGTATTCCCGTTTGTGAAGTTCCGCGGTGTTGATCCGCTGCTTAGTCCTGAGATGAAATCTACAGGTGAAGTGATGGGTATTGCACCGGACTTTGCTGCTGCCTTCTCCAAAGCACAGCTTGGAGGCGGACTTCGCCTTCCGGATTCGGGGACAGCCTTTGTCTCCGTGCGTGACGCAGATAAACATGGCCTCGTGCAGTTGGGCAGAACACTGGTGGATGCAGGTTTCAAACTTCTTGCGACAAGCGGCAGCTGGCAGGTCTTGAATGACGCAGATATCGCTGCTGAAAAAGTTGCTAAGGTAACCGATGGCGTTCGTCCGCACATTGTGGACCGGCTTCTCAATGACGAGATTGACCTGATTGTGAATACCACCGAAGGCCTGCAGGCGGTGAAGGACTCGAAATCAATCCGTCAGGCAACACTTGAGCGTGGTATTGCCTATTTCACGACGCTGGCTGGCGGACTTGCCGCAGCTCAGGCAATCGCAGGACATTCGGATGTAACGGTCGTGAAGAGCATTCAGGAATATCATAAGGGGTAACAGAAATTGGAACGTGTACCGATGACAAAACAGGGTGCTGAAGCACTGCGTGAGACCCTCGCATACCTGAAAGGTGAGAACCGCCACAGGATCGTAAGAACGATTGAAGAGGCGCGTGCACATGGTGATCTATCCGAGAATGCGGAATACCATGCTGCCAAAGAAGAGCAGGGTATGAACGAGGGTAAGATCAAGTCGCTGGAGGACAAACTGGCGCGTGCACATGTCATTGATCCGGCCACAATTACTGTGGACAGGATTGTTTTTGGTGCCACGGTCGATCTGATCGATCTTGATGAGGGAACCGAGGTGACCTATCAGGTTGTTGGCGTTGACGAGGCCGATATTGAGCATGGCAAGGTTTCCATTACCTCGCCAATTGCACGTGCAATGATCGGCAAGGAGGAGGGCGATGTGATTAATGTACAGGCGCCAAGTGGTCTCCGTGAGTATGAGGTTCAGGAGATCCGATACGAGTAGTTACCTGAGCCCGGTTGCGGATATCCTGTCCTCAATCATGGACACCGGACAACAGCCCGGTTTTGTCCGGCTCATGTACTTCGTCCGCCGCACCTCCTGTGCGGGAGAGCCAGTTGTTGGAGGAGATAGATGAGCGTTGAGTGCATTCGTATCGGTTCAGTCAGGCTCTGTCTTGCCCTGATGCTCGGTCTTCTTGCTGTTCCCGGGTATCTGGTTGCCCCTGTTCTCTTCTCCAAGGCAGGCAGTGTATCAATGGCTGGCATGCTGGCTGGAGAAACCTTTCATATTGCTAATCTGGTTCTGTTGCTGCTCGCAGCCGTTGTCGTCGTAATCTGGTTCCAGATGAGAGCAACTGAATGGAAAACCGGAGCTGTTCGCTGGTATTTGCTGCTGGCGCTGGTTCTGCTGGTTTCTGTCAATCAGTTTGCCGTTTCACCGGTTCTGGCAGGTCTGAAAGCAGAGATAGGCTCAATGGATCTGGTGTCAGCGGATCATCCGCTGCGCAAGGAGTTCGGCATGTGGCACGGCGTTAGTGCTGTGATCCACCTTCTTGCTGTAGCAGCTGCGGCTGCCATGGTTGCCTTGGGACCTTGCAAACGCAGGCAAACATGTCCGTCATAACTGCATGGTTAAAGAGGTGGATGGCAGACACCGAACTGGTGATGCTGCTCTCCTCCCTGCTTGTTATATTCGTTCTTCTGGTACTGCTGGTGCCCGTTCTGGCTCCAGTGCTGCTGGCTATTGCGCTGGCTTATGTGCTTGATGGCGTTGTCGATCTTCTGGAGCGCTGCAAAATTCCGCGAACGCTTGCTATCGCTATTGCAGGTGGTGGCGCTCTCCTGCTGATTCTCTTTGCCCTGCTGGCTGTTCTGCCACTACTTACCGAGCAGATTGGGAGGCTTGTTAGCCAGGCTCCGCAATATGTGCAGTCGATCAGGGAAACGTTGCAGCAGTTGCAGAGCAACCATGCCGAGTGGATCAATCCGGACTTTCTGCAGAAGGTGATTGCAGCCATTGCACTTAAACTTCAGGAGTGGGGCGGGGCGCTGCTTACCTTCTCGATTGCTTCGATTCCAGGCATGATCACGCTGCTGGTTTATGCCGTACTGGTGCCTGTGATGGTCTTCTTTTTTCTCAAGGACAAGCATGCAGTCATCAGCTGGATGCAGCAGTTTCTGCCCAAAGAGCGCTCACTGCTGCAGCGGGTCTGGCATGAACTTGATATCCAGATAGGTAACTACATCCGCGGCAAGTTCTGGGAAGCGTTCATAGTAGGCTTGGCCATGTGGGTGGTCTTCTGGTGGATGGGGCATGAATATGCAGTGCTGCTTGGCGTGCTGACGGGTATTTCAGTCTGGATTCCGTTCGTTGGCGCGGCAGTGGTGACTATTCCGGTGATTCTGCTCTCATTTTTCCAGTGGGGATGGACTGATACCATGGCCTACAGTGTTCTGGCATATGGCGTAGTTCAGGCGATCGATGCCAATGTGATCGTGCCATGGCTCTTTTCCGAGATCGTGAACCTGCATCCGATTGCCATTATTGTGGCGATACTTCTCTTTGGCAGCCTGTGGGGAATTGTCGGCGTCGTGATAGCCATCCCGATGGCAGCACTGGTGAAAAGCGTGGTGTCCATTGTACTGGAACGGCGGCAGCGGTCATCGACTGCAGAATAACTGACATTGACACCGGATGGGTGCCTTTTAGGGTGCACCAGCTTTATGTGTGTGCTGTTCGTTGATGTGAAATGGGGTTAAACTGATGAGTGATAATATACCGGTGAAAGATTCCGACCTGGATGAACTGAAGAAGGAGATGCGTTCGGCCCAGTGGATTGACTGGGTTGAGAAAAACCAGAAATCGCTGATTGGTGCAGCTGCCGCAGTAGTGGTTGTACTGATGGCAGTCGGACTCTGGCTTGAAAATGAGCAATCCCAGCGTGCAACAGCCGCAACCATTTACCAGCAGGCGATGAATGAAGGCGACTCGGCCAAAAAGCTGGCGTTGCTGCAGAGTATTAACAGGGACTTCTCCAGCAGCAGCTATTCCGCCCTTGCACTGATGCAGCTGGCATCTGTGGACAGTAAAAATGCCGAATTGCACCTGAATGCCCTGATGGCACATGGCAAAGCCATGGATGAGTGGATCTGGCAGGCAAGGCTTGATCTCGCTGAAATCAAACTGGCAGAAGGAGACGCTGCCGCCGCCAAATCCCTGCTCGATCAGCAGGTCGGGGGGCAGTACCTTCAGCTTCGATACTATTTGATGGCTCAGGCCTCCGGTGATGAGGCTGAGAAGCAGGATTACCTGCAAAAAGCAATGGATGCACCATCTTCGACCGATGCGGAACTGTTGCGTAAAATTGAATCACAGATCAACAAGAAAGCTTCCTGATGAAACAGTATATGATGAAGCTACTGTTGGCCGCCACTGCACTTCTCCTTTCGGCCTGCTCGACCGATTTATTCAGTTGGGGTGAGGCGGATACAAAAGTAGAAAAAGCAGAAGAGAGATTTGTTGTCTCTGCTCCCGCAGAGATATCGGTTGCGTGGCGTGCTGATCTCGACCAGCGCCGTCCAGCCTCACCTTCAGGTTTCAGTAACCCGGCTGTGGTTCAGGGAAAAAGTGGTGAGCTTATTGTTGCAGGGGCGCAGGACAGACGTGTCAGGGTGTTCAGTTCGCATGGCAGTGAAGTTCAGCGTGTAGCCATGACAGCTGCCGGAGAGTCCGGTGCACTGCAACTCTCGAATGGATTGGTTGTCGTGGCCGATGTGGACGGCATGCTGTTCGGAGTCGATATCAATCAGGGTAGTGTCGCATGGAGCGTTGAACTCCCTTCAGCGCTTATGAGCAGGCCGGTTCCCGCAGGAAACGACTTTGTTTTTCAAACCGAGAACAATCAAGTGTTCCGCTTTACTGCAGAGGGGAAAAAGGTGTGGAGTTACTCCGGTCCAGCCAGTGTTCTCGGTATTCAGTATACGCCATCGCCAGTGGTCCACAGGGATCGCATCTATATCTCCATGAAAAGCGGAGATGTTGTCGCGCTGAAGGCGGACAGTGGAAGTTTTCTTTGGCAGCGCCAGCTGTTGCTGAGCAATGAGGCGGCAGTATTGAGCGAACTGAAGGTGCCTGCTGCAGCCCCCGTGCTGATTCCTGCCGAGTTTTCCGGCAGAAGTGAGGATATGCTTGCAGTACCTGTTTTTCAGGGCGAGCTGTTTTTCCTGTCGTTGCTTGATGGAAGTACACTGGCAAGCCGTAAGATTTCAACGAAATCTTCGCCACTCCATGTTGGCAAACGGCTCTATGTTGCCGGTGCGGATGGCGCACTCAGTGCACTTGATGCATCTGGAGGCGAAACCCTTTGGAAGCAGCGGCTCTCCAGCGGCGAACTGGTTGGGCCGATTCTTTGGCAGCAGAACCTTTGGCTTGCCGATGAGTTCGGTATGGTGTTCCGCCTTGATCTGGAGGGTAAGTTGCTTGCCAGCGCGGAACTAGATGGTCGTATCGATGTGGCTCCCGTAGCATCATCTGACGGGGTGCTGGTTAGAAATAACCTCGGAACTCTGTTCAAACTGCGCTAAGCGCCAAAGCAGGTAACCTCATTGAATCAGAGAACCAATACACTACAGATATCCGGACGGTTGCCGGTTATTGCCATCGTCGGACGCCCGAACGTAGGAAAATCAACACTGTTCAATCGTCTGCTTGGTAAACGTAAGGCGATTGTTGGTGACAGGCCAGGTGTAACCGTTGACCGCCTGGAGACCGAGTGCCTGATCGGAGCGCGTGATGTGGTCCTTGTTGATACCGGCGGTATCGGTGAAGGGACGCATGATGTGATGCAGCCAGCGATCGACACCCAGGTTGAGGCTGCTCTGGCGATTGCTGATGTCGTCCTGTTTGTCGTGGATGGACAGGCGGGATCAACGCCTGTGGATGCTGCCATTGCCTCCAAACTTCGCCGTCACCAGATTCCTGTTCTGCTTGTTGTGAATAAAGCCGAGAAACCGAACAGTGAAGTGGAGTTTTTTGGACTGGGCATGGGTGATCCTGTGGCTGTTTCTGCCGCGCACGGACAGGGTATTCGTGATTTTACCGATCAGCTTGAGATGTTGATTCCTGAGGTTGTTGAAGTTGCGGATGAAGAGCAGCAGCAACCAATTGCCAGCATCGCAGTGATCGGACGTCCCAATGTAGGAAAATCGACCCTGATCAATGCCTGGCTTGGCAAAGAGCGTATGGTGGTCAGCGATATATCGGGCACTACGCGCGATGCTATCGACAGCGATCTTGTATACGGCAATGGCTTTATCCGCCTGGTGGATACGGCAGGACAGAGAAAACATGGCCGCATCAGCGATATCATCGAGTTTGTTGCACGCGTCAAGGCGGTTCAGGCATTCCGACGCGCTGATTCGATCGTTATGGTTCTGGATGGCTCGGAAGGTGTGGTTGAACAGGACATGCGCCTGATGCAACTGGCACAGGATGAGGGATGTGCACTGATTGTTGCCGTAAATAAGCTTGACCTGCTGACAGAGGATGACTGGAAGCACTATGTTGAACGGCTTGATTTCCGTATGCGTGGATTCACCGATATACCGGTCTACCGCATTACCGCAAAAAGCAGTAAAGGCGTGAAACGACTGCTTGATGAGGCTGTAAAGGCAGCTGAGAGAAATCGATTTGAACTGGGAACCGGTGAACTCAACCGCTGGTTACAGTCAGCTCAGGAAGCTCAGCATCCCCCCAGCGATAACGGTGCCGTCGTAAAGCTTAAATACGCCTCCCAGATCGCCACATCGCCACCAACCATCAAGATTTTCTGCAATCGCCCTAAAGGCTTGAAAGTAAGTTACCGCCGTTATCTGGAACAGTCGTTCCGCAAGACTTTCAATCTGACCGGCGTGCCTGTCCGTTTTAACTTTGCAGGGGGCAAGAATCCTTACGCGCCTGAGCATAAACGCTGATCCATGCGCAGCTTTGAGGAGACCAGGGTCATCGGCTGCAGTGCCGAGAAGATGTTCGATGTCGTTATGGATATCGAAGCATATCCTCAGTTCCTTCCCTGGGTGGCTGGTGCATCGATCCTCACGATGGATGAGGGGGAGCTGACAGCTGAACTGGTGGCCGATCTGGCCGGTTCCCGCCACAGTTTTAAAACAGTTGATCGTTTTGTTTCCGGAAAGCTGGTTGAGATTCGCCTGCTGGATGGACCGTTCCGGTTTCTCGAGAGCGTGTGGACATTCGAAGCGATGGAAGGGGAGAGATGCCGGGTCCATTTCTCGATTGAATTTGAGTTTCGCAGCATGATGCTCGATATTGTGGCCAGTCCAATCTTCTCCACGGCATGCAAATCAATGGTACAGGCGTTTGAGAAGCGGGCGATGGAGCTTAAGAAGTACTAACAACTTTTTGGCGTTTTATTCAGGCCCTGGATGGCCTGCATGGATACTTGGTTTTTTCAGCGTATCCTTATTTATAGGGGTCTAGAATGCATGTCAGTGTCGTTTATGCGCTACCACATCAGCAGTTTATCGAGGAGCTGGATGTTCCAGAGGGTACAACGGCAGAAGATGCGGTTCGCAGCAGTGGCTTGCTGGAGAAGTGCCCTGAGATTGATCTGAAGACAAATAAGCTTGGTATCTATGCCAAGCTGGTGCAGGCAAGCCAGGAGCTTTATGACGGTGATCGTGTCGAGATCTACCGTTCACTGCCGAGAAAGCCTCGTGATGCGCATGCAGTAGACGATAAGAAGGCCCGCATTCGTGCAAAAAAGGAGCGGGTTTCGGAAGAGCATTCCGAGTGATGACGTTGTATATCACCTTAACATTCGTATATTAGACTTTACTTATTTTCGATCATATGGCATAAAGCGGGAATGACAGAGCGATACGTTCCGGCCAATCATGAACTGGCAAAGAAGGTGCAGCGGGCCATTGCGATGGCTGTAGCCGGCATGATTGCAGTTGTGATCGTACCTGCTGTTGTGATTATCGGGGTAATTGTCAATAACGGTAAACCGATTCAGGTTGGTAAAGAGGTGCCTGAATTCATTCTTCCGAATCAGAACAATGCCAATGTTTCCGTGAAGGATTATCTGGGCCACTGGTGTCTTGTCTATTTCTATAATGAGGGACGGCCCGAAGGGTTGGTTCAGGCCAGACGTTTCAGGGAAAGCTACGAGAGCTTTCAACAACTTGATTTGCAGCTGATCGGAATCAGTTACGACTCCGTTCCTTCGCATCGGGAGTTTGCCGAGAAGCTGAATATAACCCATCCGCTTCTATCGGATCCCGACGGCGAAGTGATTGAAGAGTATTCAGCCCACAGTTCGATGAACCATCTGGCCAGAAACCTGAGTTACCTGATCGATGGCGATGGGATCGTCAAAAAGGTATATCTGGATATCTCGCCTGATGAGCATGTGCGAGCACTCACCGAAGATATCCGTCAGTTGACCCAGCTCTAAACGCTTCTGATCGGTTTTCCTGTGATCGTTGCGTGATCATAAAGAGAATCTCTGCTATATTCATACACAAGGTTGCAGATAATCAGCCGTATCTGTGACGGGGAATGTTCATGCGTATAGGCGTACCTAAAGAGATAAAAAATCGTGAACACAGGGTGGCAGTTACCCCCGAAGGTGTGGCGCTACTGGTGGGTGCCGGGCACAAAGTTGTTGTTGAATCCCGGGCGGGCATAGACAGTGCTTTTACCGATCAGGCCTACCGGAAAGCCGGGGCGTTTGTGACTGACTCAGCAGATGAGATATGGCGTTGCGAACTGGTTATTAAGGTCAAGGAGCCGCTGCCTGACGAATATCGCCACTTCAGAAAAGGAGTGATTCTTTTTACTTATCTTCATCTGGCGGCCGTGCCGGAGCTTGCCCGGGAACTGATGGCCAGTGGTGTATGCGCGATCGGTTATGAGACGGTTCAGCTTGAGTCGGGTCGATTGCCGTTGCTGGCGCCGATGAGTCAGGTGGCCGGAAAAGTGGCAGCTCAACTGGGTGTTCAGTATCTGCAGAAAGAGAACGGCTCTCCTTTTCAAGGTACGGGCCGGCTGCTGGGAGGCATGGGGAGTCTGAATGCTGCCCGGGTTGTGATTCTCGGTGCGGGAAATGTAGGCATCAATGCTGCCGAAACGGTTGCCTGTCTTGGCGCCGAGGTGCTTCTTCTTGAGGCCAATGAGACGCGCATTCATACCCTGCAGCAGAAGACGCATAAGAACATTCAAGTGCA harbors:
- a CDS encoding AI-2E family transporter; amino-acid sequence: MSVITAWLKRWMADTELVMLLSSLLVIFVLLVLLVPVLAPVLLAIALAYVLDGVVDLLERCKIPRTLAIAIAGGGALLLILFALLAVLPLLTEQIGRLVSQAPQYVQSIRETLQQLQSNHAEWINPDFLQKVIAAIALKLQEWGGALLTFSIASIPGMITLLVYAVLVPVMVFFFLKDKHAVISWMQQFLPKERSLLQRVWHELDIQIGNYIRGKFWEAFIVGLAMWVVFWWMGHEYAVLLGVLTGISVWIPFVGAAVVTIPVILLSFFQWGWTDTMAYSVLAYGVVQAIDANVIVPWLFSEIVNLHPIAIIVAILLFGSLWGIVGVVIAIPMAALVKSVVSIVLERRQRSSTAE
- the ald gene encoding alanine dehydrogenase; translation: MRIGVPKEIKNREHRVAVTPEGVALLVGAGHKVVVESRAGIDSAFTDQAYRKAGAFVTDSADEIWRCELVIKVKEPLPDEYRHFRKGVILFTYLHLAAVPELARELMASGVCAIGYETVQLESGRLPLLAPMSQVAGKVAAQLGVQYLQKENGSPFQGTGRLLGGMGSLNAARVVILGAGNVGINAAETVACLGAEVLLLEANETRIHTLQQKTHKNIQVHHYTHKNLIGLLPTCDLLIGAALIPGKHAPMLLQRSDIALMKAGSVFVDVAIDQGGMSETSRPTSYEDPVYLEEGVIHCCLPNLPAAVPQTSTAALTHATLPYVRKIADMGLDAAVASDPSLKLGINIRDGNIVHEGVRSALAGQV
- a CDS encoding tetratricopeptide repeat protein, with translation MSDNIPVKDSDLDELKKEMRSAQWIDWVEKNQKSLIGAAAAVVVVLMAVGLWLENEQSQRATAATIYQQAMNEGDSAKKLALLQSINRDFSSSSYSALALMQLASVDSKNAELHLNALMAHGKAMDEWIWQARLDLAEIKLAEGDAAAAKSLLDQQVGGQYLQLRYYLMAQASGDEAEKQDYLQKAMDAPSSTDAELLRKIESQINKKAS
- a CDS encoding DUF4149 domain-containing protein, encoding MSVECIRIGSVRLCLALMLGLLAVPGYLVAPVLFSKAGSVSMAGMLAGETFHIANLVLLLLAAVVVVIWFQMRATEWKTGAVRWYLLLALVLLVSVNQFAVSPVLAGLKAEIGSMDLVSADHPLRKEFGMWHGVSAVIHLLAVAAAAAMVALGPCKRRQTCPS
- a CDS encoding PQQ-binding-like beta-propeller repeat protein, whose amino-acid sequence is MMKLLLAATALLLSACSTDLFSWGEADTKVEKAEERFVVSAPAEISVAWRADLDQRRPASPSGFSNPAVVQGKSGELIVAGAQDRRVRVFSSHGSEVQRVAMTAAGESGALQLSNGLVVVADVDGMLFGVDINQGSVAWSVELPSALMSRPVPAGNDFVFQTENNQVFRFTAEGKKVWSYSGPASVLGIQYTPSPVVHRDRIYISMKSGDVVALKADSGSFLWQRQLLLSNEAAVLSELKVPAAAPVLIPAEFSGRSEDMLAVPVFQGELFFLSLLDGSTLASRKISTKSSPLHVGKRLYVAGADGALSALDASGGETLWKQRLSSGELVGPILWQQNLWLADEFGMVFRLDLEGKLLASAELDGRIDVAPVASSDGVLVRNNLGTLFKLR
- a CDS encoding type II toxin-antitoxin system RatA family toxin, coding for MRSFEETRVIGCSAEKMFDVVMDIEAYPQFLPWVAGASILTMDEGELTAELVADLAGSRHSFKTVDRFVSGKLVEIRLLDGPFRFLESVWTFEAMEGERCRVHFSIEFEFRSMMLDIVASPIFSTACKSMVQAFEKRAMELKKY
- a CDS encoding peroxiredoxin, with translation MTERYVPANHELAKKVQRAIAMAVAGMIAVVIVPAVVIIGVIVNNGKPIQVGKEVPEFILPNQNNANVSVKDYLGHWCLVYFYNEGRPEGLVQARRFRESYESFQQLDLQLIGISYDSVPSHREFAEKLNITHPLLSDPDGEVIEEYSAHSSMNHLARNLSYLIDGDGIVKKVYLDISPDEHVRALTEDIRQLTQL
- the der gene encoding ribosome biogenesis GTPase Der, producing the protein MNQRTNTLQISGRLPVIAIVGRPNVGKSTLFNRLLGKRKAIVGDRPGVTVDRLETECLIGARDVVLVDTGGIGEGTHDVMQPAIDTQVEAALAIADVVLFVVDGQAGSTPVDAAIASKLRRHQIPVLLVVNKAEKPNSEVEFFGLGMGDPVAVSAAHGQGIRDFTDQLEMLIPEVVEVADEEQQQPIASIAVIGRPNVGKSTLINAWLGKERMVVSDISGTTRDAIDSDLVYGNGFIRLVDTAGQRKHGRISDIIEFVARVKAVQAFRRADSIVMVLDGSEGVVEQDMRLMQLAQDEGCALIVAVNKLDLLTEDDWKHYVERLDFRMRGFTDIPVYRITAKSSKGVKRLLDEAVKAAERNRFELGTGELNRWLQSAQEAQHPPSDNGAVVKLKYASQIATSPPTIKIFCNRPKGLKVSYRRYLEQSFRKTFNLTGVPVRFNFAGGKNPYAPEHKR
- a CDS encoding RnfH family protein; protein product: MHVSVVYALPHQQFIEELDVPEGTTAEDAVRSSGLLEKCPEIDLKTNKLGIYAKLVQASQELYDGDRVEIYRSLPRKPRDAHAVDDKKARIRAKKERVSEEHSE
- the greA gene encoding transcription elongation factor GreA, producing MERVPMTKQGAEALRETLAYLKGENRHRIVRTIEEARAHGDLSENAEYHAAKEEQGMNEGKIKSLEDKLARAHVIDPATITVDRIVFGATVDLIDLDEGTEVTYQVVGVDEADIEHGKVSITSPIARAMIGKEEGDVINVQAPSGLREYEVQEIRYE
- the carB gene encoding carbamoyl-phosphate synthase large subunit; this encodes MPRRNDIQSIMILGAGPIVIGQACEFDYSGVQACKALKEEGFRVILVNSNPATIMTDPEFADATYIEPVTWEVVAKIIEKERPDAILPTMGGQTALNCALSLNKHGILEKFDVKLIGAQPDAIDKAEDRERFKAAMDHIGLEMARGGFAHDMAEARALAEEIGYPIIIRPSFTLGGSGGGIAYNPEEFEQIAHSGLDASPTDEILVEESIIGWKEFEMEVMRDCADNCVIICSIENFDPMGVHTGDSITVAPAQTLTDKEYQRMRDASIAILREIGVETGGSNVQFAVNPKDGRLIVIEMNPRVSRSSALASKATGFPIAKIAAKLAVGYTLDEIRNDITGETYAAFEPTIDYVVTKLPRFAFEKFPGADVRLTTQMKSVGEVMAIGRSFTESLGKAMRGLETGSCGFDKSIPDDVDEERFLQEKLAVPGAERLWWVGEALRAGWSEQRVFEVTNIDPWFIRELTSVILLEAALCGRDVDSLTREQWLEAKREGISDMRLAELLVSDELTVRKARQAAGVNPVFKRVDTCAAEFEAHTPYLYSTYEDECEARPSSKKKIMVLGGGPNRIGQGIEFDYCCVHAAFALSEDGFETIMVNCNPETVSTDYDTSDRLYFEPLTYEDVMAIVDTEKPDGVIVQFGGQTPLKLAESLEAAGVPIIGTSPDMIDLAEDRERFQKLLHKLGLRQPENGTARSTEEAVQVAAEIGYPVVVRPSYVLGGRAMQIVHDEKGLLRYMNEAVQASPDHPVLLDRFLNSAIELDVDALADDTRVVIGGIMEHIEEAGVHSGDSACCLPPHSIGEDIIAEVRRQTVELGLALHVKGLLNIQFAIQGDTIYVLEVNPRASRTVPFVSKATGKPLAKIAARIMSGQSLDDLGIDEIAQPTSFRAVKEAVFPFVKFRGVDPLLSPEMKSTGEVMGIAPDFAAAFSKAQLGGGLRLPDSGTAFVSVRDADKHGLVQLGRTLVDAGFKLLATSGSWQVLNDADIAAEKVAKVTDGVRPHIVDRLLNDEIDLIVNTTEGLQAVKDSKSIRQATLERGIAYFTTLAGGLAAAQAIAGHSDVTVVKSIQEYHKG